In Pelomonas sp. SE-A7, one genomic interval encodes:
- a CDS encoding HDOD domain-containing protein — MNQPPHASPLHQALPDLARWTGFFRNAEIPVLAATAESLELMRANEDDVDANMLGELISTDPLMSLKVLAYAAAHRSSRLVTDAETVTAALVLMGIPPFFRAFGPQPTVESWLADRPDALEGLQRVLRRADRASRFALGFAAHRLDPDAAVVYSAALLHDFAEMLLWLHAPDLALEIRNRQRADRSLRSAEVQQAVLNIELGDLEQSLMQTWRLPELLTQITDDKHGHDPRVLSVRLAVRLARHSADGWSDAALPDDIRDISQLLNLDLAATERLLHEFD, encoded by the coding sequence ATGAACCAGCCCCCGCATGCCAGTCCCCTGCACCAGGCCCTGCCGGACCTGGCGCGCTGGACCGGCTTCTTCCGCAACGCGGAGATCCCGGTGCTGGCGGCAACCGCCGAGTCGCTTGAGCTGATGCGGGCCAACGAGGACGACGTCGACGCCAACATGCTCGGCGAGCTGATCTCCACCGATCCGCTGATGTCCTTGAAGGTCCTGGCCTATGCGGCAGCGCATCGCAGCAGCCGTCTGGTCACCGACGCAGAAACCGTGACCGCGGCCCTGGTGCTGATGGGCATTCCGCCCTTCTTCCGCGCCTTCGGGCCGCAGCCGACGGTGGAGAGCTGGCTGGCCGACCGGCCCGATGCGCTCGAAGGCCTGCAGCGCGTGCTGCGCCGTGCCGATAGGGCCTCGCGCTTCGCCCTGGGCTTCGCCGCCCACCGGCTCGATCCCGACGCGGCCGTGGTCTACAGCGCCGCCTTGCTGCATGACTTTGCCGAGATGCTGCTGTGGCTGCATGCGCCGGACCTGGCGCTGGAGATCCGGAACCGTCAGCGCGCCGACCGCTCGCTGCGCAGCGCCGAAGTCCAGCAGGCGGTGTTGAACATCGAGCTGGGCGACCTGGAGCAGTCGCTGATGCAGACCTGGCGGCTGCCCGAGTTGCTGACCCAGATCACCGACGACAAGCATGGCCACGATCCTCGTGTGCTTAGCGTGCGCCTGGCCGTCCGCCTGGCCCGGCACTCTGCCGATGGCTGGAGCGACGCCGCCCTGCCCGACGACATACGAGACATTAGCCAACTGCTCAATCTGGACCTGGCGGCCACCGAGCGGCTGCTGCACGAGTTCGACTGA
- a CDS encoding Lrp/AsnC family transcriptional regulator — translation MEQSTQVDAIDRRILRALQVDGRVTYDALGAEVGLSASAVLRRVRRLEESGVIAAYVALVAAEKVGLGLTAYINVRLEKHTETHKRNPMDLFRAAVQTWPEVVECAALTGEMDYLLRVLVQDMAHYARFISETLLKHPSVQDCKTSFMLDRVKGTTAVPV, via the coding sequence ATGGAGCAGTCAACCCAGGTCGATGCGATAGATCGGCGCATTCTGAGAGCGTTGCAGGTCGATGGCCGCGTGACGTATGACGCCTTGGGCGCGGAGGTCGGGCTGTCGGCGTCGGCCGTGCTGCGGCGGGTCAGGCGGCTGGAGGAGTCCGGCGTGATCGCCGCCTATGTCGCCCTGGTAGCCGCCGAGAAGGTCGGCCTTGGGCTGACGGCCTACATCAACGTGCGCCTGGAAAAGCACACCGAGACCCACAAGCGCAACCCCATGGACCTGTTCCGCGCGGCGGTGCAGACCTGGCCCGAAGTGGTCGAATGCGCGGCCCTCACCGGTGAGATGGACTACCTGCTGAGGGTACTGGTGCAGGACATGGCGCATTACGCGCGCTTCATCAGCGAGACCCTGCTCAAGCATCCCAGCGTGCAGGACTGCAAGACCAGCTTCATGCTGGATCGGGTCAAGGGCACGACGGCCGTGCCGGTCTGA
- the hppD gene encoding 4-hydroxyphenylpyruvate dioxygenase — MAFTPWDNPMGTDGFEFIEFAAPDPAALGQLFETMGFTAVAQHRHKNVTLYRQGDVNFLINAEHDSFAQRFARLHGPSICAIAFRVKDANFAYHRALELGAWGFDNKAGPMELNIPAIKGIGDSLIYFVDRWQGKGGAAAGEIGNISIYDVDFVPLRDAAGKPVEPNPVGHGLTYIDHLTHNVFRGRMKEWAEFYERLFNFKEVRYFDIEGKLTGLKSKAMTSPCGKIRIPINESSDDKSQIAEYLDLYSGEGIQHVALGTDDIYTTVEGMRGTGVVFQDTIATYYDLVSKRLPQHGEDLERLRSLRILIDGAAHEGAPHELLLQIFTKEVIGPIFFELIQRKGNEGFGEGNFKALFESIELDQIRRGVLKAEEA; from the coding sequence ATGGCATTCACCCCCTGGGACAACCCGATGGGCACCGACGGCTTTGAATTCATCGAGTTCGCCGCGCCCGATCCCGCTGCCCTGGGCCAGTTGTTCGAGACCATGGGCTTCACCGCCGTGGCTCAGCACCGGCACAAGAACGTCACCCTGTACCGCCAGGGCGATGTGAACTTCCTGATCAATGCGGAGCACGATTCGTTCGCGCAGCGGTTTGCTCGCCTGCACGGTCCGTCGATCTGCGCCATCGCCTTCCGAGTCAAGGATGCAAATTTCGCCTACCACCGCGCACTCGAACTGGGCGCCTGGGGCTTTGACAACAAGGCCGGCCCGATGGAGCTCAACATCCCGGCGATCAAGGGCATCGGCGATTCGCTGATCTATTTCGTTGACCGCTGGCAGGGCAAGGGCGGCGCCGCCGCCGGCGAGATCGGCAACATTAGCATCTACGACGTGGATTTCGTGCCGCTGCGCGATGCGGCTGGCAAGCCGGTCGAACCCAACCCGGTGGGCCATGGCCTGACCTACATCGATCACCTGACGCACAACGTGTTCCGTGGCCGCATGAAGGAATGGGCCGAGTTCTACGAGCGCCTGTTCAACTTCAAGGAAGTTCGCTACTTCGACATCGAGGGCAAACTGACCGGCCTGAAGAGCAAGGCCATGACCAGCCCCTGCGGCAAGATCCGCATCCCGATCAACGAGAGCAGCGACGACAAGAGCCAGATCGCCGAATACCTGGACCTCTACAGCGGCGAAGGCATCCAGCACGTGGCCCTGGGCACGGACGACATCTACACGACGGTCGAAGGCATGCGCGGTACCGGCGTGGTGTTCCAGGACACCATCGCCACCTACTACGACCTGGTCAGCAAGCGCCTGCCCCAGCATGGCGAAGACCTGGAACGCCTGCGCTCGCTGCGCATCCTGATCGACGGTGCGGCGCACGAAGGCGCCCCGCACGAGCTGCTGCTGCAGATCTTCACCAAGGAAGTGATCGGCCCGATCTTCTTCGAGCTGATCCAGCGCAAGGGCAACGAAGGTTTTGGAGAGGGGAACTTCAAGGCACTGTTCGAGAGCATCGAGCTCGACCAGATTCGCCGAGGAGTCTTGAAGGCCGAAGAAGCCTGA
- a CDS encoding methyltransferase domain-containing protein: MAGPSIEFWQQRFETGQTGWDRGAPHPQLQRWLDAGLLQPGHSVLVPGCGRGHELVPLARAGLLVRGLDYTPAAVVEARSRVEAAGLHASQAAVEQADVLQWQASQMLDRIYEQTCLCALHPDHWLAYAAQLHTWLKPGGLLLGLFMQARRDSAAEGRVEGPPYHLDINAVRALFPSDRWDWPAPPYAAEPHSQGWAELAVVLTKRG; encoded by the coding sequence ATGGCCGGTCCCAGCATCGAGTTCTGGCAGCAGCGCTTCGAGACCGGCCAGACCGGCTGGGACAGAGGCGCGCCCCATCCGCAATTGCAGCGATGGCTGGACGCCGGCCTGCTCCAGCCTGGCCATAGCGTGCTGGTACCGGGCTGCGGGCGAGGACATGAGCTGGTGCCGCTGGCCCGCGCCGGCTTGCTGGTGCGCGGCCTGGACTACACGCCGGCAGCGGTCGTCGAAGCCCGGTCGCGTGTCGAAGCAGCGGGACTCCATGCATCGCAGGCTGCGGTCGAGCAAGCCGATGTGCTGCAGTGGCAAGCATCGCAGATGCTGGATCGCATCTACGAGCAGACCTGCCTTTGCGCCCTACATCCCGACCATTGGCTGGCCTATGCCGCGCAACTGCATACCTGGCTGAAACCCGGAGGCCTGCTGCTGGGCCTGTTCATGCAGGCGCGGCGAGACAGCGCGGCCGAAGGCCGGGTCGAAGGGCCGCCCTACCACCTGGACATCAACGCGGTCAGGGCCCTGTTCCCGTCGGACCGCTGGGACTGGCCGGCACCGCCCTATGCCGCCGAGCCACATTCGCAAGGCTGGGCCGAGCTGGCCGTCGTGCTGACCAAGCGCGGCTGA